The nucleotide sequence GCGTTCGGTGGCGTCGGCAACGAGGGACCCCGCCGTCGTCAGGGCCTCGGTCGTCCGCTCGTCGAGCGCGTCCGCCCGGTGCGTGGCCACGTGGAGCACGCCCGTTACCGTCCCGTCGTCGCGGAGGGGGACGGCCGCGGTCGCACCGCCCTCGTCGCCCGGTGTGTCCCCGCCGCCACGCTCGACGGCGACCTCGCCGGTCCGGATCGCCCGTCCCGTCGCCCCCGCGTCGGCCGGGACCTCGTCCCCGGAGTAACCCGCGTCGTCGCCGGCCGCCGCTCGACGCGTGACGACGTCCCGTTCGGGGTCGTGGTCGCCGATCCAGACGGCGGCGTACGGGCCGGCGTCCGCGACGGCCTCGCAGACGCGTCGGTCGACCTCGCTCCGGGTCTCCGCCGCGGCGAGCGCTCGGCCGACGGCCTCGACGAGCCGATACGCCCGCTCGGCGCTCGCGGCCCGCCGCGCCGCCCGTTGTCGCTCGACGGCGCCGTCCACCCGGTCGGCGAGCGATTTCGCGTCCGGGTCCGTCAGGACGACGGACCGATCGTCGGCGAGCCCGTCGGCCTCCGTCGCCGCGACGACGAGTACCGGCAGGTCGCCGACCGCCGCCCGCACCGCCGTCAGGGACGCGTCGTCCTCGACGACGACACAGTCGAACGCGGCCTCGGCGAGTCGGACGCTCGCGTCCGCGGCGTTCGTCACCGTCTCGACCGTACAGTCGGTCCACGGTTCGAACCGGACCGTCGGCGACTCGTCGACGACGTGGAGGACGCGACCCGGTTCGGTCGTTCCGCTCATGGCGTCCGATTGGCCAGGTGCGGTAAATAACCCCTGAACGTTCTCAACGACTGGCGACGATCCGGCGAACCGCGACGGCCGCCGGTCACCACCGTTTTGCGTCGGGCGGGCGAACGCTCCCCGATGGAACGGCTCCCCCGCGACCTCGCCGTCTGTGGCACGTTCGCGTTGGTGTCGGGGCTGGTGCTGTGGCCGCCCGGTGCCGTCTACTGGACCGCCGTTGCGACGGTCGTCGGCGAGGCCCCGACGATCGGACTGGTCCTCCTCGTGGCTGTCGCCCTCGGCGCCGCCTTCGGTCGCGTGACCCGGATCGGCGTCCCCCGGTTCCTGGGCGGCGGCGTCCCGGCCTACGTCGTCGGCATGGTGGCGATCCGTCTCGTCGTCGCTCCCGACAGTCCGGCGCACCTGCTCTGGTACGCCGGCCTACTTGCCTGTCTCGGCGGCGGCGTCGCGCTCGATCGGTACGTCCGGCACGCGTCGGCGACCCCCTGATCGGGGAGAGACGTCGAACTCACAGCGCGCGCTCGATATACCGGTTGACGGCGTGCACGCGGTCCTGGCGGAACGTCCACACGGCCTCCCACGCGTCGTCGCCGACCCGTTCGGCCACGAGCGCCGCCGACCGTGCGTCCCCGTCGTCCGTGTGGTGGACGACGAACCAGGAGGAGCGAAACTCCCCGGTGTAGCCCGCGTGGACGACGCCTGGGAACGACTCCGGCGGCACCCAGTCCGGGACGCCGTAGACGTGGACGTCGACGTCGGCCGTCCCGAGCCGTCGGTACACCTCTCGGGTGCCCCGCTCGTCGTCGAGTCTGGACAGTCGCTGGAACGACGACCGCAGCCGCCCGGCGCCGTGCTCCCAGGCGAGTCGCTCGATGTACCGCGATATCGCGATGAGCGGCAGCTTCTCCGAGTGAGCCGCCGGGTAGCCACGGACCCTGAACGGCGTCTCCGCCAGCCCTTCGAGGACCGCCGGCATCGTCACGTCCTCGAGTGCCCTCGTCCCGGTCACGTAGAGGTCGGAGTTGACCAGGAGCAACTCCTCTTCGAGTGCCTGCAGCGGCGACGAGGCGATCACCTCCCGGTCGTCGTCGAGGAGCAACACCACGTCCGCCTCGGCGTCGGGAACGTCCAGTTCCTCGACGTCGACGTGCTGTTCGGCGAACAGCTCCTCCAGCATTTCCTGGATCGGTCGCGGACGGGTCCGATTCACGACCGCCAGCGACCGATCGGCGACCGGTCCCCGCTCGATGAACGACGCGAGTGAGTCCGGCGGGTCGATCATCCGTCGTCGC is from Haloplanus salinarum and encodes:
- a CDS encoding DICT sensory domain-containing protein, whose product is MIDPPDSLASFIERGPVADRSLAVVNRTRPRPIQEMLEELFAEQHVDVEELDVPDAEADVVLLLDDDREVIASSPLQALEEELLLVNSDLYVTGTRALEDVTMPAVLEGLAETPFRVRGYPAAHSEKLPLIAISRYIERLAWEHGAGRLRSSFQRLSRLDDERGTREVYRRLGTADVDVHVYGVPDWVPPESFPGVVHAGYTGEFRSSWFVVHHTDDGDARSAALVAERVGDDAWEAVWTFRQDRVHAVNRYIERAL